The genomic window GGTTGCCCGACCTTGCCCTGGCAGATATCATATGGACCCTGGAAAAATTTTATAAACAGCCCAAGACACGGGTCCGCGACCTGATCGGCCCCATTCTCAACCTGCGCAGCCTGCGCTTTTCGAGCAAAAGAACCGCTCAGAAGGCCCTCCAACTTTACGTAGAAAAGAACCTCGATTGGACCGACGCCGTTATTGCCGCGCAGGTGCTTGCCCGCAAGCAGGGCGAGATTTACTCATATGATAAAGACTTCGATAAAGTAGAGGGTGTTACCCGGCTGGAACCCTGAAAGGCCGCCGTGAATATTTGTTTACCGCCCGCCTGCACCCCGCAGGCCTTTAATTTCCGGTATCTGATCAGGTTGCCCGAGGAACGGTGGCAGCATATAGTCGAGGAGCATCCGGAACTCGAAGAGCTGCGCCAGGAAGTGCTTCTTACCGTCAGGAAACCCTCAAGGTTTTGGCTCCTCTTCCTTCCCGGTGCCTTATTTCTCTGGCCCTCTAATTCATTATACGGCAGATTTTTACAAAAGCTAAGCATCCGGACGGTTTATAATCGCCGCGGTGTAAGACAAAGATCGGCGGCCTGTCAAAAGAATAAGGCGATTTCTCTGCCTCATCGCAATAAATTTGTTGGGGTAGGAATATTTTCATCTACATAAATCCT from Bacillota bacterium includes these protein-coding regions:
- a CDS encoding PIN domain-containing protein — encoded protein: MRKARALDANVILRFLTDDVPEQANRCTELLKRVEAGTEEVWLPDLALADIIWTLEKFYKQPKTRVRDLIGPILNLRSLRFSSKRTAQKALQLYVEKNLDWTDAVIAAQVLARKQGEIYSYDKDFDKVEGVTRLEP